A stretch of Gemmatimonadota bacterium DNA encodes these proteins:
- a CDS encoding type II toxin-antitoxin system RelE/ParE family toxin, translating into MRWGVLLQSWEVEFTDEFGAWWSELSAGEQEFINASVRLLEARGPHLPFPYSSGVESSRHGHMRELRIQHDGEPIRILYAFDPRRVAILLVGGPKGGDRRWYERMVPLADRMYDEHLAMLRREGLIDGA; encoded by the coding sequence ATGCGATGGGGGGTATTGTTGCAATCGTGGGAGGTGGAGTTCACGGACGAGTTCGGAGCGTGGTGGTCCGAGCTTAGCGCGGGTGAGCAAGAATTCATCAATGCGTCGGTGCGATTACTGGAGGCACGCGGTCCGCATCTCCCCTTTCCCTATTCGAGCGGTGTCGAGTCGTCGCGCCACGGGCACATGAGGGAGCTCCGGATCCAACACGACGGTGAGCCGATTCGAATCCTATACGCTTTCGATCCGCGAAGGGTGGCGATTCTCCTCGTGGGCGGACCCAAGGGGGGCGACCGCCGCTGGTACGAACGAATGGTCCCGCTCGCCGACCGCATGTACGACGAGCATCTTGCAATGCTGAGACGGGAGGGACTCATCGATGGCGCGTAA
- a CDS encoding addiction module protein, translating into MTDRARTVLRDALALERDERADIAAELPASLDEEPAEDPAAVEAAWAEEIERRVRRAGSEGSAGEPWEEVRARLKRRFTEE; encoded by the coding sequence ATGACCGACCGAGCCCGAACCGTACTCCGCGATGCTCTGGCGCTTGAACGCGACGAGCGCGCCGACATCGCGGCGGAACTCCCGGCCAGCCTCGACGAGGAGCCGGCTGAAGATCCGGCGGCCGTTGAAGCCGCTTGGGCCGAGGAGATCGAGCGCCGAGTCCGGCGTGCTGGATCCGAGGGGTCCGCGGGCGAGCCATGGGAGGAAGTGCGCGCTCGTCTCAAGCGCCGCTTCACTGAAGAGTGA
- a CDS encoding XRE family transcriptional regulator, with protein MARKFSELRSGMSAERQLRSRQRAEAALIEIDLAELRGRLDITQEELASRLEIAQSNVSRLERRRDMLVSTLREVVQACGGELHILAEFPEGSVEIRQFEEQ; from the coding sequence ATGGCGCGTAAGTTCAGCGAGCTGCGAAGTGGCATGTCCGCCGAGCGGCAACTCCGGAGTAGGCAGCGCGCGGAGGCGGCTCTCATTGAGATCGACCTCGCCGAGCTGCGGGGTCGCTTGGACATCACCCAGGAGGAATTGGCTTCCCGGCTCGAGATCGCGCAGTCGAACGTGTCGAGGCTCGAGCGGCGCCGGGACATGCTGGTGAGCACGCTCCGCGAAGTCGTCCAGGCCTGCGGGGGCGAGCTACACATCCTGGCGGAGTTTCCGGAGGGGTCCGTCGAGATCCGGCAGTTCGAGGAACAGTAA
- a CDS encoding type II toxin-antitoxin system PemK/MazF family toxin, which translates to MARILWGDVRWADLNPTRGSEQAGHLPVLILSHDVFNGRSGTVIGVALTGQPPRAGFPLSLASSAQGLPKESWVKISQIRTLAAERIGRRMARASAEEVSRVVEGLHEIIGD; encoded by the coding sequence GTGGCCCGAATACTGTGGGGCGACGTCCGCTGGGCCGACCTGAACCCCACCCGGGGTTCCGAGCAGGCGGGCCACCTTCCGGTCCTGATCCTCAGTCACGACGTCTTCAACGGGCGGTCGGGGACGGTGATCGGGGTCGCCCTCACCGGTCAGCCGCCGCGGGCAGGGTTTCCGCTTTCGCTGGCGTCCAGTGCGCAGGGACTTCCGAAGGAGTCCTGGGTCAAGATCAGCCAGATCCGGACTCTGGCGGCGGAGCGGATCGGGCGTCGCATGGCTCGGGCTTCGGCGGAGGAGGTCTCGCGGGTCGTCGAAGGATTGCACGAGATCATCGGAGACTGA
- a CDS encoding BrnA antitoxin family protein, whose amino-acid sequence MSEKRAQKRSRRSERPSRGRADLRRLRNLAETEIADTSPPELANLPEDFWEDAEVVIPVPKESISIRVDSDVLAWFRKGGSGYQTRMNAVLRSYVSAMKGRAQ is encoded by the coding sequence ATGAGCGAAAAGCGTGCGCAAAAGCGGTCGCGACGAAGTGAGCGCCCGTCGCGCGGACGCGCCGATCTCAGAAGGCTCCGAAATCTTGCGGAAACGGAGATCGCCGATACGTCCCCACCCGAGCTCGCCAATCTTCCTGAGGATTTCTGGGAAGATGCGGAGGTGGTCATTCCGGTCCCGAAGGAATCCATCTCGATCCGGGTGGACTCCGACGTCTTGGCGTGGTTTCGGAAGGGCGGATCCGGTTACCAGACACGGATGAACGCGGTCCTGCGATCCTACGTGTCCGCGATGAAGGGCCGCGCGCAGTAA
- a CDS encoding DUF6526 family protein, with translation MPEQNFENHGIVVTGYHRVTFLLIVIPLLWFGYRLGTDFAMDRLMLFVLALGMAFAAFYARAFALGVQDRVIRGEERARMARVLPPELAARIDDFTTDQLIGTRFASDEELPDLARRVLLGEFADRKAIKRAVKAWRADEERI, from the coding sequence ATGCCCGAGCAGAACTTCGAGAACCACGGGATCGTCGTCACCGGATACCACCGCGTGACGTTCCTCCTGATCGTCATCCCCCTCCTCTGGTTCGGCTACCGCCTCGGCACCGACTTCGCGATGGATCGCCTGATGCTTTTCGTCCTTGCCCTCGGCATGGCGTTCGCGGCGTTCTACGCCCGGGCCTTCGCCCTCGGCGTGCAGGACCGGGTGATTCGGGGAGAAGAGCGGGCGCGGATGGCGCGGGTGCTGCCGCCGGAGCTCGCGGCGCGGATCGACGACTTCACCACCGACCAGCTCATCGGGACCCGATTCGCCTCGGACGAGGAGCTCCCCGACCTGGCGCGCCGGGTGCTTCTGGGGGAATTCGCGGACCGGAAGGCGATCAAGCGGGCGGTGAAGGCGTGGAGGGCGGACGAGGAGAGGATTTGA